Proteins encoded in a region of the Nitrospinota bacterium genome:
- a CDS encoding NADP-dependent isocitrate dehydrogenase → MVNTDQPDIIYTKVDEAPELASGSFLPIVQSFTQVAGVKVGTMDISLAGRIIGQFPDKLKPEQRQPDDLAVLGELVMKPEANVIKLPNISASIPQLKDAIQELQSQGYAVPDYPENPKNDEDKEIKAKYGKVLGSAVNPVLRQGNSDRRASVSVKNYAKSNPHKMGKWAKDSKTNVATMTSGDFRSNEKSATISEQSAGKGRIEFVSADGSTTVLKDKLTFDAGDVVDATVMSCSALRNFFAKQIEAAKKDSGVVLSLHMKATMMKISDPIIFGHAVTVFFADAFEKHADTFKKLGVNPNNGLGDVYAKIKGLPESQQKEIEADIQACIKKGPELAMVDSDKGITNLHVPSDIIVDASMAATIRNSGKMWGPDGKEHDTLALIPDSSYAGIYQSAIDFCRENGAFDPTTMGTVPNVGLMAEKAEEYGSHDRTFEMSGKGSVRVIDGAGQIMHQLDVEAGDIFRSCQVKDIPIQDWVKLAVSRARLSATPVVFWLDKNRAHDAQMIEKVNRYLKDHDTSGLDIQTLSPVEAMKHALKRAKEGKDTISATGNVLRDYLTDLFPILELGTSAKMLSIVPLIQGGGLFETGAGGSAPKHVQQFVKEGHLRWESLGEFLALSESLAHLGRKNQNAKAQVLAETLDRATGKLMENKKSPGREVGELDNAGTHVYETLYWAEELAAQNDNQELKERFQPVAQALAAKLDVIIKELVAAKGKPVDIGGYYHPDAQKVAAGMRPSATFNKILDSLAN, encoded by the coding sequence ATGGTAAATACAGACCAGCCAGATATCATATATACAAAAGTTGATGAAGCGCCAGAGCTTGCGAGCGGATCGTTTCTTCCGATAGTGCAGTCTTTCACGCAAGTGGCGGGTGTCAAGGTGGGCACGATGGATATTTCTCTCGCGGGCAGAATCATCGGCCAGTTTCCCGACAAGCTCAAACCCGAACAGCGGCAACCGGATGATCTGGCGGTTCTGGGCGAACTGGTAATGAAGCCGGAAGCGAATGTCATCAAGCTGCCCAATATCAGCGCGTCCATTCCCCAGTTAAAGGACGCCATCCAAGAATTGCAGTCTCAAGGTTATGCGGTTCCTGACTACCCGGAGAATCCGAAAAATGACGAGGACAAGGAAATTAAAGCCAAGTATGGCAAGGTTCTGGGAAGCGCGGTCAACCCGGTGTTGCGACAAGGGAACTCGGATCGCAGGGCCTCGGTTTCGGTCAAAAATTACGCCAAAAGTAATCCCCACAAAATGGGCAAATGGGCAAAAGACTCTAAAACAAATGTTGCGACCATGACGAGTGGAGATTTCCGCTCCAATGAAAAATCTGCAACCATTTCAGAGCAGTCGGCTGGAAAGGGCAGGATCGAGTTTGTCAGTGCGGACGGCAGCACCACGGTGTTGAAAGACAAATTAACTTTTGACGCCGGCGATGTGGTCGATGCGACCGTGATGAGTTGCTCAGCGTTGCGCAACTTTTTTGCAAAGCAAATCGAGGCGGCAAAAAAGGACAGTGGCGTGGTGCTTTCTTTGCACATGAAAGCCACGATGATGAAAATTTCCGATCCCATCATCTTTGGTCATGCCGTAACCGTTTTTTTTGCAGATGCTTTTGAGAAGCATGCGGACACGTTTAAAAAATTAGGCGTCAACCCGAATAACGGTTTGGGCGACGTGTATGCCAAGATTAAGGGTTTGCCGGAATCCCAGCAAAAAGAAATCGAAGCGGACATACAGGCTTGCATCAAGAAAGGGCCTGAGCTGGCGATGGTCGATTCCGATAAAGGGATAACCAATTTACATGTGCCGAGCGACATCATTGTTGACGCTTCCATGGCGGCGACGATTCGCAACTCTGGAAAAATGTGGGGTCCCGATGGTAAAGAACACGACACATTGGCCCTGATTCCCGACAGCAGTTATGCGGGTATTTATCAGTCAGCCATTGATTTTTGTCGGGAGAATGGTGCGTTTGACCCGACCACGATGGGCACGGTTCCCAATGTCGGCCTGATGGCGGAAAAGGCGGAGGAATACGGATCTCACGACCGGACCTTTGAAATGTCTGGAAAAGGTTCTGTCCGGGTGATTGATGGGGCGGGACAGATCATGCATCAACTCGATGTCGAAGCGGGTGATATCTTCCGCAGTTGCCAGGTAAAGGATATTCCCATTCAGGACTGGGTCAAGCTGGCCGTCAGCCGAGCCAGGCTGTCTGCAACGCCTGTTGTTTTCTGGTTGGATAAAAACCGGGCTCATGACGCCCAGATGATTGAAAAAGTAAACCGCTACCTGAAGGATCACGACACGAGCGGTCTGGACATTCAGACCCTGTCGCCGGTGGAGGCTATGAAACATGCGTTGAAACGGGCCAAAGAAGGCAAGGACACTATTTCCGCCACCGGAAATGTTCTCAGGGATTACCTGACCGACCTGTTCCCGATACTGGAACTTGGCACCAGCGCAAAAATGCTGTCGATCGTTCCGCTCATTCAGGGCGGGGGTCTTTTTGAGACCGGGGCGGGAGGTTCGGCGCCCAAGCATGTTCAGCAGTTTGTGAAGGAAGGGCATTTAAGATGGGAGTCTCTTGGCGAATTTCTGGCTCTGTCGGAATCATTGGCGCATTTGGGTAGAAAAAACCAAAATGCAAAAGCGCAAGTGCTGGCAGAAACACTCGACCGGGCCACCGGCAAGTTGATGGAGAATAAAAAATCTCCAGGCCGTGAGGTGGGTGAGTTGGATAATGCCGGAACCCATGTTTATGAAACGCTCTATTGGGCTGAAGAGCTGGCGGCGCAAAACGACAATCAGGAGCTTAAAGAGCGGTTTCAGCCTGTCGCTCAAGCGCTTGCGGCCAAACTGGATGTCATTATTAAAGAACTGGTTGCCGCTAAAGGCAAGCCTGTTGATATCGGCGGTTATTATCATCCTGATGCGCAAAAGGTGGCGGCGGGGATGCGTCCGAGTGCAACATTCAACAAAATATTGGACAGCCTGGCAAATTGA
- a CDS encoding prephenate dehydrogenase/arogenate dehydrogenase family protein: MKTFEQITIIGVGLLGGSLARVCKKKGLVKNVVGFGMNPEKLKKAQELGIIDSYATDLQTAVRHSDLVVLCTPVSTLGPIAGEIAAFLKPGCIVTDVGSVKKTVVSDIQSQLPDSVYFVGSHPIAGGEKSGFGASSPDLFEQQKCIVTPTLKTNASALARVKEFWEQTGMQVISLDVEEHDTIFGAVSHLPHIIAYTLMNTIGGISTKNHTEVISFSGGGLKDITRIASSNPVMWRDIFLSNKKPVLSLIDKFQASLQQVRNAIENEDSQLLEQTFETANKYRLNLSEE; this comes from the coding sequence ATGAAGACGTTCGAGCAAATCACCATCATCGGGGTGGGTCTTTTGGGCGGATCTTTGGCGCGCGTGTGTAAAAAAAAGGGGCTGGTCAAAAACGTTGTTGGTTTTGGAATGAACCCCGAAAAACTAAAAAAAGCCCAAGAGCTCGGCATCATCGACTCCTACGCAACCGACTTGCAGACCGCTGTCAGGCATTCCGATTTGGTCGTTCTTTGTACGCCGGTGAGTACATTGGGGCCGATTGCCGGTGAAATTGCGGCTTTTCTTAAGCCCGGTTGCATCGTGACAGATGTAGGGTCGGTCAAGAAAACGGTGGTGAGTGATATTCAATCCCAGTTGCCGGACTCGGTTTATTTTGTCGGCTCCCATCCAATAGCGGGTGGAGAAAAATCCGGCTTTGGAGCCTCGTCGCCTGATTTATTCGAGCAGCAAAAATGCATTGTCACCCCGACCCTGAAAACCAATGCTTCCGCTCTGGCGAGGGTGAAAGAATTCTGGGAACAAACAGGCATGCAGGTCATCAGCCTGGATGTAGAAGAGCACGACACTATTTTTGGAGCGGTCAGCCATTTGCCCCATATCATCGCCTACACTCTGATGAACACCATTGGCGGTATCTCCACCAAAAACCATACGGAGGTTATCTCTTTTTCCGGAGGCGGGTTGAAAGATATCACGCGGATCGCCTCCAGCAATCCGGTCATGTGGCGGGACATCTTCTTATCCAATAAAAAACCCGTTTTAAGCCTGATCGATAAATTCCAGGCATCCCTGCAGCAAGTGCGAAACGCCATAGAAAACGAAGACAGCCAATTGCTGGAACAAACGTTTGAGACGGCAAACAAATATCGTTTAAACCTGAGTGAAGAATAA
- the cmk gene encoding (d)CMP kinase → MIIAIDGPAGSGKSSAAKIVAQKMQFRHINTGAMYRAVAWKAQQLGMTLDHEEDIAEVARNLNIQFIPGPEGQAVVVDEKDVTGLLRTKSVDQDAAIVASLGKVREILVASQRTMGKSGNIVMEGRDIGTVVFPEADKKFFLDATPEERGKRRYLELKAKNQAVDLDAIIEQVKLRDDKDRNRKVSPLKPAEDAICLDTTSLDLNEVVNHMMGWIQKNPTC, encoded by the coding sequence ATGATCATCGCAATCGACGGACCTGCTGGTAGTGGAAAGAGTTCCGCCGCTAAAATTGTCGCCCAAAAAATGCAGTTTAGACATATCAATACCGGCGCCATGTATCGGGCGGTTGCCTGGAAGGCCCAGCAATTGGGAATGACATTGGACCATGAAGAAGACATTGCCGAGGTTGCCAGGAATCTGAATATACAATTTATTCCCGGACCCGAGGGCCAAGCCGTTGTTGTTGACGAAAAAGATGTGACCGGCCTCTTAAGAACCAAATCCGTTGACCAGGACGCCGCCATCGTTGCTTCTCTTGGAAAGGTTCGGGAAATCCTGGTCGCCTCCCAGAGGACGATGGGGAAAAGCGGCAATATCGTCATGGAAGGGCGCGACATTGGCACCGTCGTTTTCCCCGAGGCGGATAAAAAGTTTTTTCTGGACGCCACCCCCGAAGAAAGAGGGAAACGCCGCTATCTGGAGTTGAAAGCAAAAAATCAGGCTGTGGACCTTGATGCCATCATAGAACAGGTAAAACTCAGGGATGACAAAGACAGAAATAGAAAAGTATCTCCCCTGAAACCTGCGGAGGATGCAATTTGTCTGGACACCACGAGCCTTGATTTGAACGAAGTAGTGAACCATATGATGGGTTGGATTCAAAAAAACCCGACTTGTTAG
- a CDS encoding MTH1187 family thiamine-binding protein encodes MVLLEFSMSPMDKGESVSKYVSRSLKIIDESGVDYRLNPMGTVLEGEWDEVMAVVKKCYDTMRADCKRITCSIKIDHREGKTGRLESKVASIESKLGKTMKK; translated from the coding sequence ATGGTGCTTCTGGAATTCAGCATGTCCCCAATGGATAAGGGGGAAAGTGTCAGCAAGTATGTCAGCCGGTCGCTTAAAATTATCGACGAAAGTGGCGTGGATTATCGCCTGAACCCGATGGGCACAGTGTTGGAAGGAGAATGGGACGAGGTGATGGCGGTGGTGAAAAAGTGCTATGACACGATGAGGGCCGACTGCAAGCGCATCACCTGCTCGATCAAAATCGACCACCGCGAAGGCAAAACCGGGCGGCTGGAGTCCAAGGTTGCGTCCATTGAGTCGAAACTGGGTAAAACGATGAAGAAATGA
- a CDS encoding cytochrome c has translation MNLYLIGLLIFPGWLLASSHDAPQPQLELGKEIYLKRCKVCHGIEGDGKSFAANALNPPPKNFTSAQSKKELTWERMIASATNGRPGTAMMPWKDNLSKEEMRAVVHYIRKELMGGRMDY, from the coding sequence ATGAATCTTTATTTAATAGGCTTATTAATATTCCCCGGATGGCTGCTGGCGTCATCGCATGACGCCCCTCAGCCCCAGCTGGAATTGGGCAAGGAAATTTATCTCAAACGGTGCAAGGTGTGTCATGGGATTGAAGGCGATGGAAAGAGCTTCGCCGCCAACGCCTTGAACCCGCCGCCTAAAAATTTCACATCCGCACAATCGAAAAAAGAACTCACCTGGGAACGGATGATCGCATCCGCCACCAATGGCCGCCCCGGAACCGCCATGATGCCGTGGAAGGACAATCTATCCAAAGAAGAAATGCGCGCGGTGGTTCACTATATTCGCAAGGAGTTGATGGGGGGGAGGATGGATTATTAA
- a CDS encoding type II toxin-antitoxin system RelE/ParE family toxin yields MPDYELSQKADQDLTEIYQYSIETFGEGQADKYFLDLDHCLQTLAENPHQGRPADEIEKGIFRYEHGRHIVFYVVRPPGIFVARILHQSMDIRRHFGPA; encoded by the coding sequence ATGCCTGACTATGAACTTTCCCAAAAAGCCGACCAGGATTTAACGGAAATTTATCAGTATTCGATTGAGACTTTTGGCGAAGGCCAGGCCGATAAATATTTTCTGGACTTGGATCATTGCCTGCAAACTTTGGCAGAAAATCCGCATCAAGGCCGTCCGGCTGACGAAATCGAAAAAGGGATTTTCCGTTATGAACACGGCAGGCATATAGTCTTTTACGTGGTCCGACCGCCGGGGATTTTTGTCGCCCGTATCCTCCATCAAAGCATGGATATTAGACGCCATTTTGGGCCTGCGTAA
- a CDS encoding type II toxin-antitoxin system ParD family antitoxin has translation MASLNVSLPDVMREWVNAQVKGGEYANASDYIRDLIRSDQRKREALKEAVLEGLYSGTSPRKIQDIVKDTKVRLKNA, from the coding sequence ATGGCGAGTTTGAATGTTTCTTTACCCGATGTAATGCGGGAATGGGTCAACGCGCAAGTGAAAGGCGGGGAGTATGCCAATGCCAGTGATTACATCCGTGACCTGATCCGGAGCGATCAAAGGAAGCGCGAGGCTCTGAAAGAGGCTGTACTTGAAGGTCTGTACAGCGGAACCAGTCCGCGGAAGATCCAGGACATCGTTAAAGATACCAAAGTTCGGCTTAAAAATGCCTGA
- the pheA gene encoding prephenate dehydratase, with amino-acid sequence MPEIQDLREKIDKIDDQLLKLINRRAALAIQIGKEKSKANSAKHFHVPHRERDIIRRLTDSNQGPFPDEAVEVVFREVFSATLALEKPLKIAFLGPETTFSHQAAIKQFGRSAVLTPFNSIEVIFSEVEQGNCDYGIVPVENSTEGVINLTLDCFVDSPLLICDEIKLEVSLCLLSKAEDMNSIKVIYSHPQALAQCRNWLNRHLPGVEQIPFSSTASAAQLASKKKTTAAIAGALAAEVNQLNVLAKKIQDRPDNHTRFLIIGKEKAKKAKSNKTTLMFSIKDEAGSLLNVLQMFAMHKINLTKIQSRPLRNRTWEYLFYLDFDGHVDDPNVQKVIDALSRQSLFMKVLGSYPESRTKA; translated from the coding sequence TTGCCCGAAATACAAGATTTACGCGAAAAAATAGACAAGATTGACGATCAGCTGTTGAAGCTGATCAACCGACGGGCCGCTCTCGCGATCCAGATAGGCAAAGAAAAGTCCAAAGCCAACAGTGCCAAGCATTTCCATGTTCCCCACAGGGAGCGGGATATCATACGGCGTTTAACAGACAGCAACCAGGGGCCGTTCCCGGATGAAGCCGTGGAAGTGGTTTTTCGCGAAGTTTTCTCCGCGACCCTCGCCCTGGAAAAACCCCTCAAAATAGCCTTTCTGGGTCCGGAAACCACGTTCAGCCACCAGGCCGCTATCAAGCAATTCGGTCGTTCTGCCGTCTTGACTCCATTCAACAGCATCGAAGTCATATTTTCCGAGGTTGAGCAGGGAAATTGTGATTACGGCATCGTTCCGGTAGAAAACTCCACCGAAGGGGTCATCAACCTGACTCTCGACTGTTTCGTGGACTCTCCCCTTTTGATCTGCGACGAGATCAAGCTGGAAGTTTCGCTGTGCCTGTTGTCCAAAGCTGAGGACATGAATAGCATCAAGGTGATTTACTCGCACCCCCAGGCCCTGGCCCAATGCAGGAACTGGCTGAACCGGCATCTGCCCGGCGTCGAGCAAATCCCGTTTTCAAGTACGGCCAGCGCCGCGCAACTGGCCAGCAAGAAAAAAACCACCGCCGCCATTGCCGGAGCGCTCGCCGCAGAAGTGAATCAATTGAATGTTCTGGCCAAAAAAATCCAGGACCGGCCAGACAATCACACCCGTTTCCTGATCATCGGCAAGGAAAAAGCCAAAAAGGCCAAGAGCAACAAAACCACCCTCATGTTTTCCATCAAGGATGAAGCCGGTTCCCTGCTCAATGTCCTGCAAATGTTTGCCATGCATAAAATCAATCTGACGAAAATTCAATCCCGGCCTCTAAGAAACAGAACCTGGGAGTACCTTTTCTACCTTGATTTCGACGGTCATGTCGATGACCCCAACGTCCAGAAAGTGATCGACGCCTTGAGCCGGCAAAGCCTGTTCATGAAAGTTTTGGGGTCTTATCCAGAGTCGAGGACCAAGGCATGA
- a CDS encoding 30S ribosomal protein S1, which produces MKTDATLRAQMDQDELAEKDKLSTEDQVSYDEMEAYFSESLGQFKEGQIINGTVIEVHKDHIIVDVGFKSEGLISLHEFPDHGKSLVAGSEIEVYLERVEDNEGNVVLSKEKAIKIKIWDDLVKTYEADQTIEGIVIAKAKGGLTVDIGLKAFLPGSQIDLRPIRNLEKLIGDTFKMKIIKMNKKRGNIVLSRRILLEEQRTQLREGTLEQMAEGNLIEGIVKNITEYGVFIDLGGMDGLLHITDMSWGRVNHPSEMFAIGDMVKVMVLKYDKEKERVSLGLKQITPDPWVEVEGKFPVGTRIKGRVVSITDYGVFVELEKGIEGLVHISEMSWSRHVKHPSKMVALNDDVEAVVLTLDKERKRISLGMKQIEPNPWEGIDGKYPIGSEVEGTVRNLTDFGAFVELEDGVDGLIHISDLSWKKIKHPSEALRKKDKIKSVVLSIDKGNSRISLGVKQLEPDPWNDIAKNYPIGTEVTGNIIKVTGFGAFAEFGDGLEGLIHVSQLSSNKVASPDQVVKVDDPIQAKVIKVDTVNKKIALSIKAFEQNLSIEEIEKEQAEFENFKEEESSE; this is translated from the coding sequence ATGAAAACTGATGCAACCCTGAGAGCCCAAATGGACCAGGATGAACTTGCGGAAAAGGATAAATTATCCACCGAGGACCAAGTCTCCTACGATGAAATGGAAGCCTACTTCAGTGAAAGTCTGGGCCAGTTCAAGGAAGGCCAAATCATCAACGGAACCGTTATCGAAGTCCATAAAGACCATATCATCGTGGATGTTGGCTTTAAGTCCGAAGGCCTCATCTCGCTGCATGAGTTTCCTGATCATGGCAAGAGTCTTGTCGCCGGATCTGAGATTGAAGTGTATCTGGAACGCGTGGAAGACAACGAAGGCAATGTTGTTCTGTCCAAAGAAAAGGCCATCAAAATCAAAATTTGGGATGACCTGGTGAAAACCTATGAAGCCGATCAAACCATCGAAGGCATTGTCATTGCCAAGGCCAAAGGCGGACTCACCGTCGATATTGGCCTCAAGGCTTTCCTTCCTGGTTCGCAGATCGACTTGCGCCCGATCCGCAATCTGGAAAAACTGATCGGCGACACGTTCAAAATGAAGATCATCAAGATGAACAAAAAACGGGGAAATATCGTCCTTTCCCGCAGAATTCTTCTTGAAGAGCAACGCACACAACTCAGAGAAGGTACCCTGGAGCAGATGGCCGAGGGCAACCTTATCGAAGGTATTGTCAAAAACATCACCGAATACGGCGTCTTCATCGACCTTGGCGGCATGGACGGTTTACTGCATATCACAGACATGTCCTGGGGCCGGGTCAACCATCCCTCCGAAATGTTTGCCATTGGCGACATGGTTAAAGTGATGGTTCTCAAATACGATAAAGAGAAAGAGCGCGTCTCCCTCGGCTTGAAACAAATCACCCCCGATCCGTGGGTGGAGGTTGAAGGCAAGTTCCCCGTTGGCACCAGAATCAAAGGACGCGTGGTCAGCATCACCGATTACGGGGTTTTTGTGGAATTGGAAAAAGGCATCGAAGGCCTGGTTCACATTTCAGAAATGAGTTGGAGCCGGCACGTCAAACACCCAAGTAAAATGGTGGCGCTCAACGATGACGTGGAAGCCGTCGTGCTCACTCTGGATAAAGAAAGAAAACGAATTTCTCTCGGGATGAAACAAATCGAACCCAATCCCTGGGAAGGTATCGATGGGAAATATCCCATTGGCTCCGAAGTCGAGGGTACGGTCAGAAACCTGACGGACTTTGGCGCATTTGTCGAACTGGAAGATGGAGTGGACGGTCTGATTCACATTTCCGACTTGAGCTGGAAGAAGATCAAACACCCTTCCGAAGCGCTCAGAAAGAAAGACAAAATCAAATCCGTTGTCCTCAGCATCGACAAAGGCAACAGCCGGATTTCGCTGGGAGTCAAGCAACTCGAGCCCGACCCATGGAACGATATTGCTAAAAACTATCCCATCGGCACCGAAGTGACCGGGAACATTATTAAAGTGACCGGGTTCGGAGCCTTTGCCGAGTTTGGCGATGGACTGGAAGGATTGATCCATGTCTCGCAATTGTCTTCGAATAAAGTTGCATCTCCCGACCAGGTGGTGAAGGTTGACGATCCCATTCAAGCCAAAGTTATTAAGGTGGATACCGTCAACAAGAAAATCGCTTTGAGCATCAAAGCGTTTGAACAAAACCTGAGCATTGAAGAAATCGAAAAAGAACAGGCTGAATTCGAAAACTTCAAAGAAGAAGAGAGTAGCGAATGA
- the glnD gene encoding [protein-PII] uridylyltransferase: MSQSTHHYKFGIDFRPVQNIPDNPRERLEFFTAFKVLMRDEKEKIRAWHRDGAGGREVIQAHTCLIDAVIRHLINALASIKPYSGSNTLEEFALVAVGGYGRGEMNPFSDIDLLFLRPEKIKKITDTFIQDLISIFWGIGLEIGHSCRTIKECIQLAKEDLTIKTSMIETRFLIGQKEIYEDFNQSFEKNVLKKNIKQFLDSKLKEKYSRYGMEDGLVGTREPNIKEGAGGLRDYHTALWATAVRFGCLSIREIGQNAMISKQEVDTLYESVNFLLRVRNELHYLVEKKSDVLSLDIQKKLAANLNYTGNNETACVENFMRDYFLHATNIKNFSHTVFELCRQTQRSFKSVLSTLTQKSLGDGFIAKDSTLLMEGNLEERFQNDRTLLLKPFELCRKNNLAPDFGLKRQLHRHKHLLDEEFIKETSVKNFLFSLLEEPHAEKGLRLLHESEILGQILPEFGRAHCMVSYDFYHRYTADEHSLRMVHFLEELIDPDGHGLDELAQIYQKISKKPLLKFAVLLISIGKDHGSQTSCNQGDILSAITDRLKLTASEAQTLSFLIANQIEMIETALHQDIHEPEIIKNFAEKVGNEERLKLLYLISYADLRAVAPGTWTAWKSVLLSDLYHRILQHLERPASLKEKSKTTSDEVYKALQSEFPVEEIEQHLARLPKNYLLSSISEEIALHLRLIRSLKDKRFIFHHQYNEAGNFHNVTLCCLAKLEAFKKLVGTLTAKNLNILSARIYLKKDGIVIITLQVGAAKEDPKSLKVWKDVKRNLGEIFEGRMDLRTLFAARTRYVVAKTASLAIIPKIQVDNAMKTPFTIVRIEARDHIGMLYKIATVFSEFGIQIHRAKISTKGDRGIDVFYVSLNDKKIVFPKLILRIKDKLVQILLIDKLEDIG; this comes from the coding sequence ATGAGTCAATCGACCCACCATTACAAATTCGGAATTGATTTCCGCCCGGTCCAGAATATCCCCGACAACCCAAGGGAACGCCTGGAATTTTTTACGGCCTTCAAGGTCCTGATGAGAGATGAAAAGGAAAAAATCCGTGCCTGGCACCGGGACGGCGCCGGAGGCCGGGAAGTCATTCAAGCCCATACCTGCCTGATCGATGCCGTCATTCGCCATCTCATCAACGCTCTGGCGTCGATCAAACCTTACTCCGGGTCGAACACCCTGGAAGAATTCGCCCTGGTAGCCGTCGGCGGTTATGGCCGAGGCGAGATGAACCCGTTTTCGGACATCGACCTGTTATTTCTCCGTCCGGAAAAAATAAAAAAAATAACCGACACATTCATTCAAGACCTCATTTCAATTTTCTGGGGAATCGGTCTGGAAATCGGCCATAGTTGCCGGACCATTAAAGAGTGTATCCAACTTGCCAAAGAAGATCTGACCATCAAGACTTCGATGATAGAAACCCGGTTTTTGATCGGTCAAAAAGAAATATACGAAGATTTCAACCAATCCTTCGAAAAAAACGTTCTTAAAAAAAATATCAAACAATTTCTGGATTCAAAACTGAAGGAAAAATATTCCCGTTACGGAATGGAAGATGGGTTGGTTGGCACCCGGGAACCCAATATTAAAGAGGGCGCCGGCGGATTGCGAGACTACCACACCGCTTTATGGGCGACGGCGGTCCGATTTGGCTGTCTGTCGATTCGGGAAATTGGTCAAAATGCAATGATCTCGAAACAGGAAGTGGACACGCTTTACGAGTCCGTCAACTTTTTACTCAGAGTGCGCAATGAACTGCATTACCTGGTAGAAAAAAAATCTGACGTGCTCAGTCTCGATATTCAAAAAAAACTGGCCGCGAATCTGAATTACACGGGAAATAACGAAACCGCCTGTGTCGAAAACTTCATGCGCGATTATTTTCTGCATGCCACAAACATCAAAAATTTCTCCCACACCGTGTTCGAACTTTGCCGACAAACTCAGCGTTCTTTCAAGTCGGTACTTTCTACCCTGACGCAAAAATCTCTGGGTGACGGATTCATTGCCAAGGACTCGACCCTGCTGATGGAGGGGAACCTGGAAGAAAGATTCCAAAACGACCGGACTCTCCTTCTTAAACCATTTGAACTTTGCCGGAAAAATAACCTGGCACCCGATTTTGGTCTAAAAAGACAACTCCACCGTCATAAACACCTGCTGGACGAGGAGTTCATAAAAGAAACTTCCGTAAAAAATTTTTTATTTTCTCTCCTTGAGGAGCCACATGCGGAAAAAGGCCTCAGGCTCTTGCATGAATCGGAAATACTGGGCCAGATCCTGCCTGAGTTTGGCCGGGCGCACTGCATGGTCAGTTATGATTTTTATCATCGCTACACCGCCGATGAACATTCTCTGAGAATGGTGCACTTTCTGGAAGAACTGATAGACCCCGACGGACACGGTCTTGATGAGTTGGCCCAAATTTACCAGAAAATTTCCAAGAAACCACTGCTCAAATTTGCGGTCCTCCTGATTTCCATTGGAAAAGATCATGGGTCTCAAACGAGCTGCAACCAGGGAGATATTTTGTCCGCGATAACCGATCGTCTTAAACTCACCGCCTCTGAAGCCCAAACGCTGAGTTTCCTGATCGCCAACCAGATTGAAATGATCGAAACCGCCTTGCACCAGGACATTCACGAACCGGAAATTATTAAAAATTTCGCGGAAAAAGTGGGCAATGAAGAGCGGTTGAAACTTTTATATCTCATCAGCTATGCGGACCTTAGAGCCGTGGCCCCGGGAACGTGGACCGCATGGAAAAGTGTTTTATTGTCCGACCTGTATCACCGTATCCTTCAGCACCTGGAACGACCGGCGTCTCTGAAGGAAAAGTCCAAAACCACCAGTGATGAGGTATACAAAGCCCTGCAGTCAGAGTTTCCTGTGGAGGAAATCGAACAGCATCTCGCCCGGCTTCCGAAAAATTACCTGCTATCATCGATATCCGAAGAAATCGCTTTGCACCTGCGCCTCATTCGATCCCTCAAGGATAAACGGTTTATTTTCCATCATCAATACAACGAAGCGGGAAACTTCCACAATGTGACCCTGTGCTGTCTGGCAAAACTGGAAGCCTTCAAAAAACTGGTGGGAACGCTGACCGCGAAAAACCTTAATATCCTGAGCGCCCGCATCTATTTAAAAAAAGACGGCATCGTCATCATCACCCTGCAAGTGGGAGCCGCCAAAGAAGACCCGAAAAGCCTGAAAGTCTGGAAAGACGTAAAACGCAACCTCGGGGAAATTTTCGAGGGCAGAATGGACCTGCGCACTTTATTTGCCGCCCGAACACGATACGTCGTTGCAAAAACAGCCTCCCTGGCAATCATCCCTAAAATTCAAGTGGACAACGCGATGAAAACCCCGTTCACGATTGTCCGCATCGAAGCCCGTGACCATATCGGCATGTTGTACAAAATCGCCACCGTGTTTTCAGAATTTGGCATTCAGATTCATCGCGCCAAAATCTCGACCAAAGGCGACCGGGGAATCGATGTTTTTTACGTGTCTCTGAACGACAAAAAAATCGTATTCCCAAAGCTGATCCTCAGGATCAAGGATAAACTCGTCCAAATCCTGTTGATCGACAAGCTGGAAGACATCGGCTGA